The genomic window ATGACGCTATTATAATCTTTTCTTCAGCTACACCTAGATCTTTCAGTAATGAAACTGTCATATCTATTGTTCCTCCGGTCGCTATCGCAGGCTCCGTGATCACAACGTATCTTCCATTTGCTATAGAGGGTGAGAGTTTTTTGTATATAAAGCACGGTTTGGCTGTTTCCTCATCTCTTTGTATCAGGATTTTATTGACATTCGCTTTTGGGAAATGTTCCATGAAAGTTTCAAGAAGAGCATCCCCTGAACGCATGATAGAAACCAGTTCGATTTGAGGATTTACAAATTCGCCTTTACATCTCCCGACCGGCGATTCAATCTCTATAGACTTGCTAGGTAGGATTTGAATAACTTTATTGACCAATAGAGCAGCAAGTTTCCGACTGGCGCTTCTAAAATCTTCCATTGAGGTGTTTTTATCTCTAAGCTGCGTTAAAAGAATTCTTTCATATTTACCGGTTTTAGAGACGCGTAAGATTGGAATGGAGTTAGAGCATTGAATACAACAAGTTTTGGTAGATTTTTCTGAAGAATTTGCACCTGCACTGAGGCTGGCAGTAAAGGTTAAAAAGCAAAGGGTTAGTAGTGCATTATTTAGTTTCGAAACGGGGGCACTCATTTTTTATCCTCAGTTTTTTCATTGAAT from Parachlamydiales bacterium includes these protein-coding regions:
- the upp gene encoding uracil phosphoribosyltransferase codes for the protein MSAPVSKLNNALLTLCFLTFTASLSAGANSSEKSTKTCCIQCSNSIPILRVSKTGKYERILLTQLRDKNTSMEDFRSASRKLAALLVNKVIQILPSKSIEIESPVGRCKGEFVNPQIELVSIMRSGDALLETFMEHFPKANVNKILIQRDEETAKPCFIYKKLSPSIANGRYVVITEPAIATGGTIDMTVSLLKDLGVAEEKIIIASLIAAPEGLMDLSQKYPKINVALTALDESLNENKYIVPGLGDFGDRYFGTPH